In Trichocoleus desertorum NBK24, the following are encoded in one genomic region:
- a CDS encoding DUF72 domain-containing protein: MNFFLGCAVWAYKDWVGNLFPLKSRPTDFLQLYSRRFTTVEGNTTFYSVPDAETVARWAAETPPGFEFCLKLPRDITHQGLLAPQIPAALGFLEHMQGLGDRLGPMFVQLPPSYSPAWLDDLTAFLQAWPCETAPLALEVRHLDWFKSTHATKLTELLENLGVGRVLLDTRAVYNGPNDPQLNSERRKPKLPLQPSVTAPFSLVRFINHPEREVNQEYWTEWVTHVDQWLRQGIRVYFFMHCPQEARSPGYARAFQHLLEKQGVPVPALPWDSFDQSPAQLSLF; encoded by the coding sequence CTAGGCTGTGCCGTTTGGGCTTACAAAGATTGGGTGGGTAACTTGTTCCCCCTGAAGAGTCGTCCTACCGACTTCCTGCAACTTTATAGTCGCCGCTTCACCACCGTCGAAGGCAACACCACGTTTTACTCGGTGCCTGATGCGGAAACGGTGGCACGATGGGCGGCAGAAACGCCTCCTGGCTTTGAGTTTTGTCTCAAGTTACCTCGCGACATTACCCATCAAGGTTTGCTAGCACCCCAAATTCCCGCAGCCCTTGGCTTTCTAGAACACATGCAAGGGTTGGGCGATCGCTTGGGGCCAATGTTTGTGCAGTTGCCACCCAGTTACAGTCCTGCTTGGCTGGATGACCTCACCGCTTTTCTCCAAGCTTGGCCGTGCGAAACCGCGCCTCTAGCTTTAGAAGTGCGCCACCTAGATTGGTTCAAATCTACTCATGCCACCAAACTCACCGAGCTTCTAGAAAACTTAGGGGTAGGACGAGTTTTGCTTGACACTCGCGCTGTTTACAATGGCCCTAATGATCCGCAGCTCAACTCCGAACGACGCAAACCTAAACTTCCTCTCCAACCCAGTGTGACCGCTCCGTTTAGTTTGGTTCGCTTCATCAACCATCCAGAGCGCGAAGTGAATCAGGAATATTGGACAGAGTGGGTTACGCATGTAGACCAATGGCTGCGTCAAGGTATTCGCGTTTATTTCTTTATGCACTGCCCCCAAGAAGCGCGATCGCCCGGTTATGCCCGCGCCTTCCAACACCTACTCGAAAAACAAGGCGTACCCGTTCCTGCCTTACCGTGGGATAGCTTCGATCAATCTCCTGCTCAACTGAGCTTGTTCTAA
- the cobA gene encoding uroporphyrinogen-III C-methyltransferase — protein sequence MIEQGGKVYLVGSGPGEVAYLTVRSYQLLTQAEVLIYDALAEGELLQFVPGSCLKLNVGKRGGQPSTPQAEIDRLLVEHCLQGKQVVRLKSGDPFIFGRSTSEIQALVAADCAFAVVPGISSAIAAPLFAGIPLTDVTLSRCFAVATAHDLEALNWPALAQIDTLTLLMGGRNLAEIVVRLQQQGRSPDTPIAIVQWAGRPQQQVWVGTLENIVSQTVGVSLSPCVITIGEVVQLRDYLRSPPNRQNDTQPNPINGLLLHSLLPTTGTVVSTPDQALTTPLPLAGKTVLVTRSVGQSSEFCDRLQAIGAQVVEMPALEIGPPSSWQELDQAIDQLHSFDWLVLTSTNAVDYFFERLAAQSKDARALAGIKVAVVGQKTASSLGQRGLKADFIPPDFVADSLVAHFPEASLQGAKILFPRVESGGREVLVKEFTAQGAEVAEVAAYQSGCPAAIAPAALNALQHGSVDIITFASSKTVKHFCQLVEAALGHSFLIDELQRVCIASIGPQTSKTCLERFGRVEVEAQEYTLPGLTQAIAQWVTSQGTNA from the coding sequence ATGATTGAACAGGGAGGCAAGGTTTATCTAGTAGGCTCTGGGCCAGGAGAGGTGGCTTACCTGACGGTGCGCAGCTACCAACTGCTAACGCAAGCCGAGGTGCTGATTTACGATGCTTTGGCTGAGGGAGAGCTACTACAATTCGTTCCAGGGAGCTGTTTGAAACTGAATGTGGGCAAGCGGGGTGGGCAACCGAGTACACCGCAAGCCGAGATCGATCGCCTGTTGGTGGAGCATTGCCTCCAAGGTAAACAAGTGGTGCGATTGAAAAGTGGTGATCCGTTTATCTTTGGTCGCTCCACTTCAGAAATCCAGGCTTTGGTGGCAGCTGATTGTGCGTTTGCAGTGGTGCCAGGAATTTCTTCTGCGATCGCCGCTCCTTTATTTGCGGGCATTCCCCTCACTGATGTAACCTTGAGCCGTTGTTTTGCTGTCGCCACCGCTCACGACCTAGAAGCACTCAATTGGCCCGCTTTAGCTCAGATAGACACGCTGACCTTGCTAATGGGCGGTAGAAACTTAGCCGAGATTGTGGTGCGGTTGCAGCAACAGGGGCGATCGCCCGATACCCCGATCGCGATCGTGCAGTGGGCAGGACGACCCCAGCAGCAAGTTTGGGTGGGCACTTTGGAAAACATTGTGTCGCAGACAGTTGGGGTGTCTCTTTCGCCCTGTGTGATTACGATTGGTGAAGTTGTGCAACTGCGGGACTACCTGCGATCGCCCCCAAACAGGCAGAATGATACACAGCCAAACCCTATAAACGGGTTGTTGTTGCATTCTCTGTTACCTACAACTGGAACCGTGGTTAGCACTCCTGATCAAGCCCTAACAACCCCACTACCCCTCGCAGGTAAAACCGTTCTAGTGACTCGCTCTGTGGGTCAGTCGAGTGAGTTTTGCGATCGCTTGCAAGCCATTGGTGCCCAAGTGGTAGAAATGCCCGCTTTAGAAATTGGCCCGCCGTCTAGCTGGCAAGAATTGGATCAAGCGATCGACCAACTTCATAGCTTTGACTGGCTAGTCCTCACCTCAACCAACGCTGTGGATTACTTTTTTGAACGCTTAGCCGCTCAAAGCAAAGATGCACGAGCTTTGGCAGGCATCAAAGTTGCTGTGGTAGGACAAAAAACCGCTAGCAGTTTAGGGCAGCGTGGCCTTAAAGCAGACTTTATCCCACCCGATTTCGTTGCGGATTCCTTAGTCGCTCACTTTCCCGAAGCTAGCCTGCAAGGTGCAAAAATTCTATTTCCCAGAGTTGAGAGTGGAGGGCGAGAAGTGCTGGTAAAAGAGTTCACGGCTCAAGGTGCAGAAGTGGCAGAGGTAGCAGCCTACCAGTCAGGTTGCCCTGCCGCAATCGCCCCTGCTGCTCTCAATGCTTTACAACATGGCTCTGTGGATATCATTACCTTTGCTAGCTCCAAAACCGTGAAGCATTTCTGCCAGCTCGTTGAAGCTGCCTTGGGGCATTCCTTTCTGATTGACGAACTCCAGCGAGTTTGCATTGCTTCTATCGGCCCTCAGACCTCCAAAACCTGTCTAGAGCGTTTTGGGAGAGTCGAGGTCGAAGCGCAGGAATATACTCTGCCAGGGCTGACACAGGCGATCGCGCAATGGGTTACATCACAAGGCACGAACGCCTAA
- a CDS encoding tetratricopeptide repeat protein: MTSSSIQSFDQSFETTDLTTTQPTSEQVEGHTLAEQLGTDPVKTTVAAVSAGVAGAALGRLFAGRVGATIGAVVGTLAGATISNDDSPTTTQAIEGAVNTVKDASEQVKTSATRLADSAQQVVHSSQVKLADTAQTAKQKVQASPAELSSAARKAAENLRQQQLQPQQAGNGSHRFSLEQNYELSAEIHYQIGVALGRQGKLDKAIEEFQEALDLAPDSAETHYNLGIAFSKQGDLDQGLEYLQQANELCLAHGNPKGAKLIKRAIKRIDQTLVLD; encoded by the coding sequence ATGACTAGCAGTAGCATCCAGTCTTTCGACCAGTCCTTTGAGACGACTGATCTCACTACAACTCAGCCCACCTCAGAGCAAGTAGAAGGCCATACTTTAGCGGAGCAACTGGGAACTGATCCCGTCAAAACTACCGTTGCGGCTGTGAGTGCAGGCGTAGCAGGTGCAGCGCTCGGGCGGCTGTTTGCGGGTCGGGTCGGAGCTACAATTGGGGCTGTAGTTGGCACCCTTGCTGGGGCGACTATTAGCAATGATGACAGTCCGACTACCACTCAGGCCATTGAAGGAGCAGTGAACACTGTTAAGGATGCTTCTGAGCAAGTCAAGACTTCTGCCACTCGCCTTGCAGACTCTGCCCAGCAGGTGGTTCATTCCTCTCAAGTGAAGCTAGCCGATACGGCTCAGACCGCTAAACAGAAAGTTCAAGCCTCTCCAGCTGAGCTGAGCAGCGCTGCTAGGAAAGCCGCTGAGAACTTACGCCAGCAGCAACTGCAACCTCAACAGGCAGGTAATGGCTCTCACCGCTTTAGTTTGGAGCAAAACTATGAACTGTCGGCTGAGATACATTATCAGATCGGTGTGGCTCTAGGCCGACAAGGAAAACTAGATAAGGCGATCGAGGAGTTTCAAGAAGCGCTTGATCTTGCTCCTGACTCTGCCGAAACTCATTACAACTTAGGTATTGCTTTTAGTAAGCAAGGCGATCTAGACCAAGGTTTAGAATACCTACAACAAGCCAATGAGCTGTGCTTAGCCCATGGCAATCCTAAAGGAGCCAAGCTGATCAAGCGAGCCATTAAGAGAATAGACCAGACTCTGGTGCTTGATTAG
- a CDS encoding ankyrin repeat domain-containing protein, with product MRNKFLGSLGWLAIASLGLTAATATVPNPYQWALLAKLSIQPNPNLCQNAAAMRRYLRSGGNPNAMTTLGRGSTQRQVSLLGCVNRETAELLLAQPNLDWYKALYEAVSLYSSDLTIERLLAKGADVNHKFESGKMLLHLAKTQAIAQLLIEKGAEINAKDLNHSTPLHVAAANTTTRNIAKLLLEKGAKANARDRDGNTPLHAATAGVQNTETVKLLLGYGADARAKANDGNTPLHTAATMRLDVANLLLRQGADPMAKRKDGRTPLSLAVEFSPAAMVELLLSQGTDINLQDGYGMTLVHWAARSSNVETLKLLLAREADVQVKRKDGMTPLAIAAQFPDAKGAKIKLLLAQGADVNAKDDQGKTPLHHLAAASAIEKRKAFELLLAAGAEINARDQTGNTPIQLAKKSGFQGEVSFLRSQGAIE from the coding sequence ATGAGAAATAAGTTTTTAGGATCTCTAGGGTGGCTGGCGATCGCGAGCCTTGGCCTCACTGCTGCTACCGCTACGGTACCGAATCCCTATCAGTGGGCGCTTCTAGCCAAACTCAGTATTCAACCCAATCCCAATCTTTGCCAAAATGCCGCCGCTATGAGGCGTTATTTAAGGAGTGGTGGTAATCCTAATGCCATGACTACCTTGGGTCGGGGCAGCACCCAGCGACAAGTCTCTTTGCTTGGCTGTGTTAATCGAGAGACGGCAGAGCTATTATTGGCTCAGCCAAACTTGGATTGGTACAAAGCCTTATATGAGGCTGTATCTCTCTATAGCAGCGATCTCACAATAGAGAGACTGCTCGCAAAAGGAGCAGATGTTAATCATAAATTTGAGTCGGGTAAAATGCTCCTGCATCTAGCCAAAACGCAGGCGATCGCCCAATTGCTCATCGAGAAAGGCGCAGAAATCAACGCGAAAGATCTCAACCACAGCACACCCCTGCATGTAGCTGCCGCAAATACGACAACCAGAAACATTGCCAAGCTGCTACTGGAAAAAGGTGCAAAAGCCAATGCCCGCGATCGCGATGGCAACACGCCATTACATGCAGCCACGGCAGGGGTACAAAATACAGAAACTGTGAAGCTTCTACTTGGCTATGGTGCCGATGCTAGAGCCAAAGCGAACGACGGCAACACTCCCTTACACACAGCCGCCACAATGAGACTCGATGTGGCAAATCTACTCCTACGCCAGGGAGCTGATCCAATGGCTAAACGCAAAGATGGTAGAACGCCCTTATCTTTAGCGGTAGAGTTCTCTCCCGCAGCTATGGTAGAACTGCTGCTCAGCCAAGGAACAGATATCAATCTGCAAGATGGCTACGGCATGACGCTAGTGCATTGGGCTGCTAGATCTAGCAATGTAGAAACTCTCAAGCTACTTTTGGCAAGAGAAGCTGATGTCCAGGTCAAGCGCAAAGATGGCATGACTCCTCTGGCGATCGCGGCCCAATTCCCAGATGCAAAAGGAGCCAAGATCAAACTGCTGCTTGCCCAAGGCGCGGATGTGAATGCTAAGGATGACCAGGGTAAGACACCCCTACACCATTTAGCTGCTGCCTCCGCCATCGAAAAAAGAAAAGCTTTTGAGCTGCTATTAGCCGCAGGGGCCGAAATTAACGCTAGAGATCAAACTGGCAATACCCCTATCCAATTAGCCAAGAAATCTGGTTTTCAGGGAGAAGTTAGCTTCCTTAGGAGCCAAGGCGCAATTGAGTAA
- a CDS encoding SGNH/GDSL hydrolase family protein translates to MKSVLTGIAGVAIALGSFTLGSQPGTAATLSFNQLYFFGDSLTDPGNAYRASGGLVPPSPPYAQRFSNGPVWAEYLAGQLGLSPVPSTQLSPQNPPLQGANFAFGGATSGTDNTVFPLFPGLQQQIAQFLSLPLPANPNALFVLWAGANDYLPTQSAFQPFNDPNPSVTNLTTAVTALEGAGARNILVLNLPDLGTLPLTRTTSDAQRLNNLSQAHNNLLFQEIGNLERSPGFDANIIPLDVNALFQQVISQPSQFGFTNVTDPCFNQQPFSICSNPNEYLFWDTVHPTTAAHQAISNFALTALRSSDEDPASVPEPTATLGLLALAGLGISQVKRRRLINRAANKAEGAETHAHLE, encoded by the coding sequence ATGAAATCAGTATTGACAGGAATTGCTGGAGTGGCGATCGCGCTCGGTAGCTTCACTCTTGGTAGCCAACCTGGCACTGCGGCCACCTTGAGCTTCAATCAACTCTATTTTTTCGGTGATAGTCTCACTGATCCTGGTAACGCCTATAGAGCCTCAGGAGGTTTAGTTCCTCCTAGTCCTCCTTATGCCCAGCGATTTAGCAATGGCCCTGTTTGGGCGGAATACTTAGCAGGTCAATTGGGTCTTAGCCCTGTCCCTAGCACTCAGCTTTCGCCGCAAAACCCACCGCTGCAAGGAGCCAATTTTGCTTTTGGAGGTGCCACCTCAGGCACAGACAATACCGTATTTCCCCTTTTCCCAGGGCTGCAACAACAAATTGCTCAGTTCCTGAGCTTACCGCTTCCTGCGAATCCAAACGCCCTTTTTGTACTCTGGGCAGGAGCCAATGACTACCTACCCACGCAAAGTGCTTTCCAGCCCTTCAACGACCCCAACCCTTCGGTTACCAACCTCACAACGGCAGTGACTGCCCTTGAAGGGGCTGGGGCGCGAAATATTTTAGTGCTGAACTTGCCAGATTTAGGTACTTTACCTTTAACCCGTACCACTTCCGATGCTCAGAGGCTGAATAACCTATCTCAAGCTCACAACAATCTTCTCTTTCAGGAAATTGGAAATTTAGAGCGATCGCCTGGTTTTGATGCCAATATCATTCCGCTTGACGTCAATGCTTTGTTTCAACAAGTCATCAGTCAACCGTCACAGTTTGGCTTTACCAACGTCACCGACCCCTGCTTTAATCAACAACCCTTTAGCATCTGTAGTAATCCCAACGAGTATTTGTTTTGGGATACAGTTCATCCCACTACAGCCGCTCACCAGGCTATTAGCAATTTTGCCTTGACAGCGCTTCGCTCTAGTGATGAAGATCCCGCTTCTGTGCCCGAACCTACTGCTACTTTGGGCTTGCTAGCCTTAGCAGGTTTAGGAATTAGCCAAGTGAAACGGCGTCGCCTAATCAATAGGGCTGCTAATAAGGCTGAGGGGGCTGAAACGCATGCACATCTCGAATAA
- a CDS encoding creatininase family protein, translating into MHSFIPPERFFPYLTWTEIQAMPDKANVVLVQPLGAIEQHGPHLPLIVDAAIGVAVLGKALHQLETGIPAYALPPLYYGKSNEHWHFPGTITLSAQTLLATLSEIAESVYRAGFRKLVLMNSHGGQPQVLEIAARDLHVKYEDFSIFPLFTWQAPHIAKELLSPKELAWGIHAGDAETSLMLAILPKQIRMEQAIAEYPPEQPEDSLLSMEGKLPFAWATRDMSQSGVIGDPTTATAEKGNRLLESLAAGWAQVIRDVHAFQPPQPY; encoded by the coding sequence ATGCATAGCTTTATTCCCCCGGAGCGGTTTTTTCCCTATCTCACTTGGACTGAAATTCAAGCCATGCCAGATAAGGCCAATGTAGTGCTCGTTCAGCCGCTGGGGGCGATCGAGCAACATGGGCCACATTTACCGCTGATTGTCGATGCTGCAATCGGGGTGGCTGTTTTGGGCAAAGCCTTGCATCAGCTAGAAACTGGCATTCCTGCCTATGCCTTACCGCCGTTGTACTATGGCAAGTCAAACGAGCACTGGCACTTTCCGGGGACAATTACGCTCAGTGCCCAAACGTTGCTAGCCACTCTAAGCGAAATTGCTGAGAGCGTCTACAGAGCAGGATTCCGCAAGTTGGTGCTGATGAATTCCCACGGTGGACAGCCACAAGTGCTAGAAATTGCCGCGCGGGATTTGCACGTCAAGTACGAAGATTTCAGCATTTTTCCTTTGTTTACCTGGCAAGCACCCCACATTGCCAAAGAACTCCTCAGCCCCAAAGAATTGGCTTGGGGCATTCATGCGGGAGATGCAGAAACTAGCCTGATGCTGGCTATTTTGCCAAAGCAAATCCGGATGGAACAGGCGATCGCCGAGTATCCCCCAGAGCAACCTGAAGATAGCCTCTTGAGCATGGAAGGCAAACTACCTTTTGCTTGGGCCACGCGAGATATGAGCCAAAGTGGCGTAATTGGTGATCCAACGACTGCCACCGCCGAAAAGGGCAATCGCCTCCTAGAGTCGCTAGCAGCAGGTTGGGCGCAAGTTATTCGAGATGTGCATGCGTTTCAGCCCCCTCAGCCTTATTAG
- a CDS encoding polyphosphate kinase 2 family protein has translation MGKKKHVAKKAAIEGDANSEMRQAKQAANQATDAIADVMSPEDNVAERSPAPDYPRYRVHLSQPIVLADLDPNPSNAYPTKKDAEQELEKQRQRLQELQARLYAEQKQSLLIVLQAIDTGGKDGTIKNVFQGVNPQGCQVWSFKQPSVEELNHDFLWRYHQRTPARGMIAIFNRSHYEDVLVTRVKQLVPEQVWRERYQLINEFEHMLALNHIMVLKFFLNISKDEQKQRLESRLAEPNKRWKFSVNDVKERLLWDDYQLAFQDALNSCSTEYAPWYVIPANKKWYRNLVVARTIADTLESMNPQYPADAPGLDEIVIPD, from the coding sequence ATGGGCAAGAAAAAGCACGTAGCCAAAAAGGCAGCGATAGAAGGTGACGCTAATTCTGAGATGCGTCAGGCTAAGCAAGCCGCGAATCAGGCTACTGATGCGATTGCTGATGTCATGAGCCCAGAAGATAATGTCGCTGAGCGATCGCCCGCTCCCGATTATCCGCGCTATCGCGTTCACCTCAGTCAGCCCATTGTTCTGGCCGATCTAGATCCCAATCCGTCGAACGCTTACCCGACTAAGAAAGACGCAGAACAAGAATTAGAAAAACAACGCCAACGGCTCCAAGAACTGCAAGCCCGTCTCTATGCGGAGCAAAAACAAAGCCTCTTGATCGTGTTGCAAGCGATTGATACTGGAGGCAAAGATGGCACGATCAAGAATGTATTTCAGGGCGTGAACCCGCAGGGATGTCAGGTTTGGTCATTTAAGCAGCCTAGCGTCGAGGAACTGAATCACGACTTCCTCTGGAGATACCATCAACGTACTCCGGCGCGAGGCATGATCGCCATCTTTAACCGATCGCACTACGAAGATGTGCTGGTAACCAGAGTGAAGCAATTGGTGCCAGAGCAGGTTTGGCGAGAGCGCTACCAGTTGATTAATGAGTTTGAGCATATGCTGGCGTTAAATCACATCATGGTGCTCAAGTTCTTTCTCAATATCTCCAAAGATGAGCAAAAGCAACGCCTTGAATCTCGCTTAGCGGAACCCAATAAGCGCTGGAAGTTCTCGGTGAACGATGTCAAAGAGCGTCTCCTTTGGGATGATTACCAATTGGCATTTCAAGATGCCCTCAATTCCTGCTCGACCGAATATGCACCTTGGTATGTGATTCCCGCTAATAAGAAGTGGTATCGCAACCTAGTGGTGGCCCGCACAATCGCAGATACTTTAGAATCCATGAACCCTCAATATCCTGCTGACGCCCCTGGGCTAGATGAGATTGTGATTCCCGATTGA
- a CDS encoding cytochrome P450 — protein MPSPLPHLIDKPAWWQLLNWIADPIQFQQKYSQQYGDMFTMRLGSLGTPIVVGNPQAIQDIFNQDAKFDIGRANAIAEPLIGRNSLMLMDGDRHRRERKLLMPPFHGERLQTYAQQICLITEQVASQWQVGQVFIARRAMQRVSLEIVLQIVFGLSEGERYQQLKPLLTQWLDMTDSPLRSSILFLKFLQKDWGGWSPWGQMRQRQRQVHDLLQAEITERRTQGDTGRKDVLSLMMAVRDEQGQAMTDEEIRDELLTILFAGHETTATTLAWAFYQVHRNPQVLEKLLHELDSRGDRSSPMELAQLPYLNAICQEALRMYPVLPVIFPRIAKSPVKVAGQEFAAETTFIPSIYLVHYREELYPNAQQFQPERFLERQYSPSEYLPFGGGSRRCLGYALAQLEMKLVLATVLSQYQLTLAEDEPVKLQRRGFTLAPKGGVRMVTAGKR, from the coding sequence ATGCCTAGCCCCTTACCCCATCTCATTGATAAACCTGCTTGGTGGCAACTGCTCAATTGGATTGCCGACCCGATCCAATTTCAGCAGAAATACAGCCAGCAGTATGGTGATATGTTCACGATGCGGCTAGGCAGCTTGGGAACTCCGATAGTAGTGGGAAATCCCCAAGCCATTCAGGATATCTTTAATCAGGATGCCAAGTTTGATATTGGTCGAGCTAACGCGATCGCAGAACCGCTAATCGGGCGGAACTCTTTGATGTTGATGGATGGCGATCGTCACCGCCGCGAACGCAAGCTATTAATGCCGCCTTTTCATGGAGAAAGGCTTCAAACCTACGCCCAACAGATCTGTTTGATCACAGAACAGGTTGCTAGCCAATGGCAAGTTGGGCAAGTATTTATTGCTCGAAGGGCTATGCAGCGAGTTAGCCTAGAAATTGTTCTGCAAATCGTCTTTGGCTTAAGCGAAGGAGAACGCTACCAACAACTCAAACCACTTCTTACTCAGTGGCTAGACATGACGGATTCTCCCCTCCGTTCTAGTATTCTATTCCTGAAATTCTTACAGAAAGATTGGGGAGGCTGGAGTCCTTGGGGCCAAATGCGACAGCGGCAACGCCAGGTGCATGATTTGTTGCAAGCAGAAATTACAGAGAGACGTACCCAAGGAGATACAGGTCGTAAAGATGTCCTGAGTTTGATGATGGCAGTACGGGATGAACAGGGGCAAGCCATGACCGACGAGGAGATCAGAGATGAACTCCTCACGATCTTGTTTGCAGGGCATGAAACGACGGCTACTACGCTAGCTTGGGCTTTCTATCAAGTTCATCGCAACCCACAGGTTCTAGAAAAACTGCTGCATGAATTGGATAGCAGGGGCGATCGCTCCTCTCCAATGGAGTTGGCTCAGTTGCCTTACCTGAATGCAATTTGCCAGGAAGCCTTGCGGATGTATCCAGTTCTCCCAGTGATTTTCCCCCGCATTGCCAAATCACCTGTAAAAGTAGCAGGACAGGAGTTTGCTGCTGAAACTACTTTTATCCCCAGTATCTATCTCGTTCATTACCGAGAGGAGTTATATCCGAATGCTCAGCAATTCCAGCCAGAGCGGTTTCTAGAGCGGCAATATTCTCCTTCTGAATATCTCCCCTTTGGAGGCGGCAGTCGGCGGTGCTTGGGATATGCTTTAGCGCAGCTAGAAATGAAGCTAGTTCTAGCCACGGTGCTCTCTCAATACCAACTGACTTTGGCAGAGGATGAACCTGTAAAACTACAGCGCCGTGGCTTCACCCTCGCTCCTAAAGGTGGGGTGCGAATGGTGACGGCTGGAAAGAGATGA
- a CDS encoding NYN domain-containing protein, whose product MADKVAIFLDVENLSGWLKADGGETLLERANELGRVLVRRAYGDFSIQSVSVRQPELNLLGFEFVHVYHPVKGKNSADIQIVIDVMEYLARIPDLEWVVLATGDSDFSPLFRRLRELGKSVVGVGPRSALSEAVKKSCNRFIYIDEESTSGRESGSLKTTQLREDALDLLERVLNKFPDGASLSTLKSEMFELDSAFDEQNLGFSGFMKFLQSAPEMVTVYQVKQAWHAKAIETGKGQGETSFEDNKKESTLTKPTTDLYRRFLRKSGWRSCESSFLWDSLTKLKIHFPKGFTRSKEFEYLIEVFGHNRTRGELRAAIYILYKAGFVSQQQQKQDDEPILMASLPESERVMSKKVDAVMTHRLVHVINFNDVPFIPELVVPLLSNSYTKEQFKALIENAQSY is encoded by the coding sequence ATGGCAGATAAAGTTGCGATCTTCCTGGATGTTGAAAACTTATCAGGCTGGCTAAAAGCAGATGGAGGAGAAACTCTTTTAGAACGTGCTAACGAGTTAGGGCGTGTTCTGGTGCGTCGAGCTTACGGAGATTTCAGTATTCAATCGGTAAGTGTACGCCAACCAGAGCTAAACTTGCTTGGATTTGAGTTTGTCCATGTTTATCATCCAGTAAAAGGTAAAAACTCTGCTGACATCCAAATTGTTATTGATGTTATGGAGTATTTAGCCCGTATCCCCGATTTGGAGTGGGTTGTTCTTGCTACAGGAGATTCTGATTTTTCGCCTTTATTTAGACGTTTAAGAGAACTGGGTAAGTCTGTAGTGGGTGTTGGGCCGAGATCTGCGCTCAGTGAAGCTGTCAAAAAGTCTTGCAATCGTTTTATTTACATTGACGAAGAATCTACATCTGGCAGGGAGTCCGGTTCCTTAAAAACGACTCAACTACGTGAAGATGCACTAGATTTACTAGAGCGTGTACTTAATAAATTTCCAGATGGCGCTAGCCTTTCGACCTTGAAGAGTGAAATGTTTGAACTTGACTCAGCATTTGATGAGCAAAATCTAGGATTCTCTGGATTCATGAAATTCCTCCAGAGTGCTCCTGAAATGGTTACGGTATATCAAGTTAAACAAGCTTGGCACGCGAAAGCAATAGAAACGGGGAAAGGGCAAGGTGAAACTTCATTTGAAGATAACAAGAAAGAATCCACTCTAACAAAACCTACAACTGACCTTTATAGACGTTTTCTACGTAAAAGTGGTTGGCGCTCGTGTGAGTCATCTTTCTTATGGGATTCTTTAACTAAGCTTAAAATACATTTCCCGAAGGGCTTTACAAGAAGTAAAGAGTTTGAGTATTTAATTGAGGTATTTGGGCATAACAGGACTCGTGGAGAGTTGCGAGCAGCTATTTATATTCTTTATAAAGCAGGCTTCGTATCTCAACAACAGCAAAAGCAGGACGATGAACCTATCTTAATGGCTTCTCTACCTGAATCTGAGCGGGTAATGTCAAAGAAGGTAGATGCTGTAATGACCCATCGACTGGTTCACGTTATTAACTTCAACGATGTACCTTTCATTCCTGAACTTGTCGTTCCCCTGTTAAGTAACTCGTATACTAAGGAACAGTTTAAGGCTCTTATTGAAAACGCCCAAAGTTATTAG